The Microbulbifer sp. YPW1 genome contains the following window.
CCGCGACCATCACCGTGGCAAAGATGATCACAAGTACCTCAAGTACGTAGGCTACGACCGCCGCTACGATAAAAACCGTCACGATCGTAAACATGATCGCAAACATGGGCGGGGACACGATCACGGTTACAGAGGTGGCAATCACGGCCATCACAGACCGCACCGTCCGCACCATCGTCCGCACAAGCACCGCTGGCGTCCGGCACACTACGGTTACGGCTATCGCTGGAAGCGCCTGCCCACAAGTTATATCAGCCTGACCTTTGGTGGCCTCGGTTACTACTTCAGCGATGGCATCTTCTACCGCCCCTACGGCGCAGGCTATGTGGTCGCCGAGGCCCCGATCGGCGCCTTTGTTCGCACCCTGCCTGGCACAGCCATGAGCGTTAGCTTCAACGGCCTGAATTATTACGTGGCCTACGACACGTACTACCGTTGGGATCATCGTCGCCGCGGATATATGGTGGTGGCCAACCCCGGATTTTTCTAACCCGCATACGCAGTAACCCGTTCTCACAGGAACCGTATTTCTCCCAACCCCAACAACCGAATGAAAATTCGGTTATTACCCCTGGCGACTCTCCGGAGTCGCTTTTTTTATTCCCGCCCTCCGCCACCTCTCTCGCCAGCTTTCCAGACACCGCTGTGCTGTCATTCCAGACATATTGGAAAATTTATGCGCCGGTACAGCGCGCATATATACACAACGCACAAAACCGAATAAAAATTTAATTTTCCCCGGTTAAAAAAGGCAAAATTTCTTTTCTATAGTTATTGCTTTCAACAAAGACTGGCCCCAACATTCGCGCCCCTGACGCACCCCGGGAACTGTTTCCGGAATACACTCTCAGAGCACCCAAGGATTTCCCAACTTAAAAGGCGCCATGAAACAACAACAGATCGAAAACTGGACCTGCGAAGACTCCGCAGAACTCTACGGCATCCGCAACTGGGGTGCCGGTTATTTCAATTTGAACCAGTCTGGTGAGATCACGGTTGAGGTAAAAAATGAAGCCGGTGATCTGCACGCTGTTTCCCTGCTGGACATTGCCCACGGCGCCACCGAGCGCGGTCTCGGCATGCCGCTGCTGGTGCGATTTGATAATTTGTTGGACGCGCAAGTGGCGCGCATTAACAATTCTTTCCGCAGCGCAATTGAGAGCAGTGGTTACAAGAACGTATTCCGCGGCGTTTTCCCGATCAAGGTGAACCAGCAGTGCCAGGTAATCGAAGAGATTGCTCGCGCCGGTCGCCAGTTCGGCCATGGCCTGGAAGCTGGCAGCAAGGCGGAGTTGATTGCGGCGCTGTCGATTCTCGACAATACCGATGCACTGATCGTCTGCAACGGCTACAAGGATGAAGAATTCATCAACCTGGGCCTGCAGGCGCAGCGCCTTGGCGTGCAGGTTTTCTTTGTGGTCGAAACCCCGTCGGAAGTGGACACCATCATCCACTGTGCCGAGCGCGAGCAGGTAGAGCCCAATATCGGTGTGCGGGTCAAGCTCGCCAGTAAAGTGGGTGGCTACTGGAACGCCACCAGCGGCGACCGCAGCATCTTTGGTCTCGGCAGTAACGACCTGATTGCGATGGTCGACAAGCTGCGCGACCACAAGATGCTGCACTGCCTGAAACTGCTGCACTACCACCTGGGCTCGCAGGTACCGAATATTCGCGACATCCGCACCGGGGTTCTCGAAGCCTGTCGCTACTACGCAGATCTGGTAGAAGAAGGCGCCGCCATGGGCTACCTGGACTTGGGTGGCGGCCTGGCAGTGGATTACGATGGCTCCAAGACCAACTACACCCACTCCAAGAACTACTCCCTCGACGAGTACTGCGTGGATGTGGTCGAGGCCATTATGGGCACCCTGGACAGCGAGGGCGTGGACCACCCGGTGATCATTACCGAGTCCGGCCGCGCCACGGTAGCCTATTCGTCGGTATTGCTGTTCAACATTCTGGACACCACCAGCTTCGAGCCCATCGAACTCGAAGAAGACAGTATTGGCGACGACGCACACCCGATGCTGAAGAATCTGCAGCACGCGTTGCAGAGTGTGACGGCGAAGAATCTGCAGGAGAGCTACAACGACGGCCTTTACTACCGCGATGAAATTCGCGCGCTGTACCTGCACGGCCAGGTAAGCCTGCGGGATCGCGCGTTGGCGGAGAACCTGTTTTTGCAGTGCGCACAGCGCATCCGCAAACTGCTGGATGAAGTGGAACAGATTCCGGTGGACCTGCAGGCGCTGCCTGAGGTGCTATCAGATATTTACTACGCGAATGTGAGTGTGTTCCAGTCGCTGCCGGATATCTGGGCAATTGATCAGCTGTTCCCGCTGCTGCCGGTGCACCGCCTGGACGAAGCGCCGACCCGCTCGGCGATCATTGCGGACATCACCTGCGACTGCGACGGCAAGATCGACCGGTTTATTGATCGACAGGACGTGCGCAAGACCTTGCCGCTGCACCCGCTGAAGGAAGGCGAAGAATATATCCTGGGCACCTTCCTGGTGGGCGCTTATCAGGAAACACTGGGAGATCTGCACAACCTGTTTGGCGATACCAATGTGGTGAGCGTGCGTATCGACGATGAGGGACACGTGGATTACAGTCGTGAAATTCACGGTGACAGCATTGCCGATGTACTGAGTTACGTGGAGTACTCACCGCAGGATCTGTTCGAGCGTTTCCGCAAGCTGGCGGAACGGGCAGTGAAGGAAAAGCGCATTACCGCGCAGCAGCGTAAGGATATTTTGCACACCTACACTGCGAGCATGAGTGGGTACACCTACTTCGAGAAATAATGTATTGGTTTCCCCAATATCAGGATCAGGGAGAAAAAAATGGCCAACGTTCTGATAGTAGGCGCCGGTGGCGTCGGTCAGGTGGTTGCACACAAGTGTGCGCAGGTTGAGGAAGTTTTCGAAAATATTACCCTCGCCAGCCGCACCAAATCGAAATGCGACAAAATCGCCGATATGCTGCCGCGCAAAATCAACACCGCGGAAGTGGATGCCGATAACGTCGGGGAAATGGTCGCGCTGATCGAAAAGGTCAAGCCGGACATGGTCATCAACGTGGCCCTGCCCTACCAGGATCTGCACATCATGGATGCCTGCCTGGAAACCGGCGTGCACTACCTGGATACCGCCAACTACGAACCGCCGGAAGAGGCCAAGTTCGAGTACAGCTGGCAGTGGGCCTACCAGGACAAGTTCGAGAAAGCGGGGCTGATGGCACTGCTGGGCAGCGGCTTTGACCCCGGTGTAACCAGTGTATTTACTGCTTATGCGAAGAAGCACCACTTTGACCGCATCAAGACCCTGGACATTCTTGACTGCAATGCCGGTGATCACGGCCTGCCGTTTGCCACCAACTTCAACCCGGAAATCAACATCCGCGAAATCACCGCGAATGGCCGTTACTGGGAAGATGGCAAATGGGTCACCACCAAGCCCATGGAAGAAAAGCGGGTATTCGAATTTCCGGAAGGTATCGGTGAAAAGGATCTGTACCTGCTGTACCACGAAGAGCTGGAATCCCTGTCCAAGCACTTCCCGGAAATCGAGCGCGCGCGCTTCTGGATGACCTTCGGCGCCAGCTATCTCAAGCATCTTGAGGTACTGCAGAATGTAGGCATGACCAGTATCGAACCGATCGAATTCCAGGGACAGGAAATTGTACCCATCCAGTTCCTGAAGGCGCTGCTGCCAGACCCGGCAAGCCTGGGCCCGCTGACCAAGGGCAAGACCTGTATCGGCAACATTATCAAGGGTGTCAAAGACGGCGAAGACAAGATTTACTATGTCTACAACATCTGCGACCACCAGGAAGCCTACAAGGAAGTCCAGTCTCAGGCCATTTCCTACACCACCGGCGTGCCCGCCATGATCGGCGCGAAGATGATGATGGAAGGCAAGTGGATGAAGCCCGGCGTGTGGAATATGGAGCAGCTGGACCCGGATCCGTTTATGGATGACCTGAACAAGTACGGCCTGCCCTGGCAGGAAACCTGGCTGGACAAGCCTTTCGTGTAACACCCATCAATCCCGGATCGCGAGATCCGGGATTTTTGCAAATATAAGAAGTGATGATTGTTAAATGGATCTGACGCCCCGCAAAGATTATTTCGGCGATTTCGACCCAAGCCGCGTTCCCACGCCCTGTTTCGTGGTGGACGAGATTGCCCTGCGCGACAATCTCGAAGTACTGGCGGATGTGCAGAAGCGCAGCGGTGCAAAAGTGCTGGCGGCGCTCAAGGCATTTTCCATGTTCAGTGTCGGTCACATCGTTGCCGAATACCTTTCCGGCACCTGTGCCAGTGGGATTAACGAGGCAAAACTCGGTTTCGAGGAGTACGGAGGAAAAGACCTCGGTAAAGAGGTCCATGTATTCAGTGCCGGTTATAAGGAACAGGAGCTGAAAGAAATCCTGGGCTTCGCACACCATGTGATTTTCAATTCATTTTCACAGTGGAAGCGTTACAAACAGACCTGTCTGGATGCGCAGAAGAAACGTCCGGAACTACGATTTGGCCTGCGTATTAATCCCGAGCACTCCGAGGGGCACACCGCAATTTACGATCCCTGCGCACCCTGTTCGCGTCTGGGTATCGTGCGCTCGCTGTTTGAAGGCGAAGACCTGACGGGTATCAGCGGCCTGCACTTTCACACCCTGTGTGAGCAGGATTTCAAACCTCTTGAACGCACGATCAAAGCAGTAGAAGAAAAGTTCGGCGACCTGATTCCACAGCTGGAGTGGATCAATTTTGGTGGTGGCCACCATATCACCCGCTGCGACTATCAGGTGGAAGAGCTTATTACCGCGGTGAAGGCGTTTTCCGAGAAACACGATGTTCAGGTGTATCTCGAGCCGGGCGAGGCGGTTGCACTCTTTTGCGGTGTACTCGTGGGCGAAGTAGTTGACCTGACATGGAACGGAAAGCAGCAGGCAATTCTGGATGTATCCGCCACCTGCCACATGCCGGACGTAATCGAGATGCCGTATCGCCCGGAGATCACCGGTGCCTCGCTACCGGAAGAGCTGCCCCATACCTATCAGCTTGGCGGGCAGAGCTGTCTGGCAGGCGACAGGATTGGCGAATACAGCTTTCCCGAGCCGCTGCATATCGGTGATCGGATTGTGTTTGAGGAAATGGCCTATTACACCATGGTCAAAACCAACACATTCAACGGGATTCCACTGCCTTCGATTGCGTTGTGGAATTCTGATAGCGACGAGCTTCGGCTCGTAAAAGAGTTTGGCTATGAGGACTTCAAGAATCGGCTTTCTTGATTCTATCTTAGCCCGCCGCCTATCGCTCGAATCGAGTCCGGTGCTTCCCCTTAACGTTTACTCCACGTACTTTGTTAGAACGCTTGCTTAAACGATTGAAACTACGAAGTACATAAATCCAATGCTAAGGCGGAGTGCCGGGTGCGGGTTTTCAGGAGCGTCGCAAACAGGATGTTTGCGCCGCAGCGCCCAGGGATGGGTTCACAGCGGTCCTGAAAACCCGCACCCGGTGCTCCGCCGCCACAGAAGGTTAACCGAGGCCACCCAGAGCCGACCTCAGAGCTAGAATCATGCATACAGAAGACCCCAACATTTTCCTCGGCTCCGAAATCGAGCAGCCCCAGCCCGAGGACGCCCTGTTCCATATTATCCCGATCCCCTACGAGGAAACCGTCTCCTACGGCGGCGGCACCGGCAAGGGGCCGTCATCCATCATCGAAGCGTCCCACCAGCTGGAAACCTTCGACAACTTCTCCACCCCCTGCGACCTCGGCATCTACACCCGGGAAGCCGTAGACGTGACCGGGCCGGCCGAACAGGTGATGGACAATATCGCCAACGCCACCCGCGAAGTGCTCACTCTGGGGAAAATGCCCGTGGGTATCGGCGGTGAACACTCCGTCACCTGGGGCATCATCAAAGGCTACCTGGATGCCGGCTATACCGACTTTGGCGTAGTGCAGATCGACGCCCACGCCGACCTGCGCGACCGTTACGAAGGGCACAAGCACAGCCACGCCAGCGTCATGCGTCTGGTGTGCGAGGCCGGCGTGCCCCTCTACCAGCTGGGTATCCGCGCCTACTGTGAAGAAGAGATGGAAGCGCGCCGCGAGTACAACGTGCGCTATATGGATGCCCACCAGCTGGTGCCCAACCAGGTACAGTCCATCCAGTTGCCGGACGACTTCCCCAGACAGGTGTTTTTTACCCTGGATATCGATGGCATGGACCCGTCGGTCTTCCCCTCCACCGGCACCCCGGTACCCGGCGGTCTCGGCTGGTACCAGACCCTCAACCTGTTCGAGTCCGTGGCAAAGCAGCGGGAAATCATCGGCTTCGACCTGTTGGAATTTGCGCCCATCGAGGGCTTCCACGCCTACGAATTTGGCGCCGCGCAGCTGCTCTACAAACTGATGGGCATCGTGCAGCGCAACCGTCACCCCGAGTAGCGGGCGGTACAGGGGAACCACGCGCCCACTCGGGCGGCCGTCCAGTTATTCACAGCGGCCCGCAGTCTGTGGATAACTGGCGCGACGAGCTGACAATTCTTAACGGTAAATCGCGGTCATTGCGTAGCGCAGATCGATGATTACGGTTATTATTTGCACAGATAGTAAGTACTCGCTCGCGGGGGATCAATGAGAAACACGGTCAAACTCCTTTTATTCAGCACAGGTCTCGCTGCACTGCTGTCCTTTGCATTTGCAGCTCCGGCTGACGCGCATTCGGGGCATCGCGGTCACCATCACGGCCACAAACCTGTATATCGCCACGGATACCGTCATGGCTACCGCCACCGTGGCTACTGGGGACCGCGCTTCCATGGGCCGCGTATCGGCATCGGCTTCACCGTACCCATTCTACCTGCCGGCTATATGACCATGGCTGTGGGTGGTAACCCGTATTACTACCACGGTGGCTATTACTACCGCCCGGCGCCCACCGGCTACGTGGTTGTGGAGGCTCCCCTGGGTGCCGCAGTACTCACCCTGCCGGCCAGTGCAGTGCGCGTGCAGATCGGCGGGTTCACCTATTACCAGTACGGCAACTCCTACTACCAGTGGCAGCCGCGGGCAAACCGCTATGTGGTGGTGCCGCCGCCGGCTAATACCGTGGTGGCGAGTGCCCCCGTGGTCGGAGCAACCCAGCCGGCCTATGCCCCCGGCCAGGTAGTCAATGAACTGCCCGCCGGCTACACCGCTGAAGTGATCAACGGCATCCAGTACTACCGCTACGGCGGCCACTACTTTATGCCCACCCAGCGCGACGGCCGTGAAGTGTACGTAGTAGTTCAGGTGTAAACGTTCAGGTATAAGACCTATACCGGCTCGGCGATCAGTCCGTGAAAGCGGGCGAAGTCGCCGAGCGCCTTGCTGAACCCTGTCTCCAGGCCGCTTGTGGGCGGCTCCCGCCAGTGCAGCGCCTTGATCCGCAATACGCCGGCAGCGCGATCCGCTTTCAAATCCACCACCCCGACAAACCGATCCCGGTAAAGAATCGGCAGACAGAAGTAGCCGAAGCGACGCTTTGCCTCGGGCACGTAGCACTCCAGCTGGTATTCAAAATCAAACAGGCGCTTCAGTCTTTTGCGCTGTAATACCACCGGATCAAATGGTGACAGCAAGCGCACCATACGCCGCGGCGTCGGCACATCCGCCTTCCGGTCCACTGCCAGGATCAACTCATCGCCAGCGGGGACAAGCTCACCGCTTTTCAGCATTGCCGCCACCGCGCTCTTTACCAGCTCCTTGTCCGGACGACGCAGGTAGTGCATTTCCTCTACCCGTCCCACACCGTGCGCACGCAGGAATCCCCGTACCAGCTGTTCGCCGTATTCCCGTTCAGTCGCGGTGGAGACCGCCACGCCAGATGGCAACAACCGTTCCGGCAGATCGAATACCTTCTGAAATCCCTCGCGGCGGCTGACCATCAGCTCGCCTTCATGGAACAACTGCTCCAGTGCCTTTTTCTCATCCGACCATGTCCACCAGCCGCCCTTGGCGCGCACGAAATCACTGGCGGTGAGCGGTCCCTCGGCGCGGATACGATCGAGCACAAAGCGGCAAAGCCGGTGATTTTTTTCAAACCAGTGTTTCTGACCTTCGCGGATTCTGTCCATGCGAACCCGCGCGAACCGGTAGTGATTCATCGGCAGGTAGGCAGCCGCGTGAGACCAGTATTCGAAGACCTGTCGCGCCTGCTCTGCATCCGCCAGCTGCGCCTCGCGGTATCCCGGCAGGCGGGTGAATAATTGATGGTGATGGGCGCGGGTGATGACCTGTATGGCGTCCAGCTGTAACGCGCCAAGATGTTCCACCAGGCCGGCCACATCTCCCGTCCAGGGGTGTTGTACCTGTTGGCGTGACAGCACCAGTGCGCGGATAAAATCCGCTGGCAGCGGCTTCGCTTTGGTATAGGCTTTCAAGTATCGAGGCTTCCGTGAATGGCGGGTTTGCGCGGAAGCCCGCCTTGCTTCCGGCGGACTACTATCCGCCGCTGGGCGCCCGGGTTCAAGCACCTGCCACCGAATACGCAGTGCGCAGAAAACAGGGAGGTTTTCATGCCTGCTTTGCCACGCCTACTGCAAACAGTGTCACTGTTAATGCTCTTGCTCGGATGGAATATCCCCGCACAGGCGCAGCCGGAACTGTTTGGCAACGGACGCTGGGTGGATCTCTCCCACGACTTTGCCGACGACACCATTTACTGGCCCACCGCGGACAAGTTTGCCAAGTCCACGGTTTTCGACGGTGAAACCGACAAGGGATATTTCTACTCCGCCTATAACCTCGCAGCAGCGGAACACGGCGGCACCCATGTGGACGCGCCGGTACATTTTGCTCGCGGCAGGCTCAGCGTGGACAAGCTGCCACTGGAACAGTTGATCGGTTCCGCAATCGTGATCCGCGTGGCGGACCGCATCGGCAAAAATCGCAATTACCTGATTTCCATTGCGGATATTGAGCGCTGGGAAAAAAAGTACGGGGAAATTCCCGCCCACAGTATCGTGCTGCTGGATACCGGTAGTGCCCGTTACTGGCCGGATCCGGTGAAATATATGGGCACCGCGGAACGGGGCGAGGCGGCAGTGGAGAAATTGCAGTTCCCCGGACTGGCCCCAGAGGCCGCAAAATTCCTTGCTGAAAAACGCAAGATCAAGGCCGTGGGGCTGGACACACCGAGCATTGATTACGGCGCTTCGCGCCTGTTCAAAACCCACCGGATACTGTTCCGGCACAATATCCCGGCGCTGGAGAATGTAGCAAACCTGGAGGCACTGCCGGACCGGGGATTTACCGTGATCGCACTGCCGATGAAGATCCGCGGTGGCAGCGGCGGTCCCACCCGCGTAGTGGCATTTTTGCCGGAAGGCTGAGCTTACTGTCAGCGCCAGCAACTGGATATAAAAGGGGAATAATTCAGGCGGGATCCGATCCCGTTGCCACGTGCAGGTTGCTGAATTCCGGCTGTGCAGCGGCGCCCATGACCGACCGGGCAAGATTGAGATACAACACCTGATAAGTCGCCGGCAGTCCCGAGTCGGTGCGTTTTGCTTCGTAGGCCTCGGTCAATTGGCGCAGGCGCGCCCGACTGAGCAAACCCTTGCCCGCAGCGCGGTTCACGTTGTGCGCGCCGATACTCTTCAGCTCCTGCATCAACGTGGATACCGTATCGAAGTGCAGTACCCGCTGCTCTATATGCAACAGGCCGCCCAACTGATTGCTCGCGCAGGCCTGTTGCCAATTACTGGCGGGCAGAAAACGGTTCACGTGCATATCCCCATCCACCGCGGACCAGCTGTCCTCAAGTTCCTGCAGTGTGCCCGGGACCAGAGTGGAAATCAGCACCCGCGCGTCGTCGGCAAGAATACGCTGTATCTCGGCAAACAGCTGCGGCAGCTTGTAGCACCACTGCAACGCGAAACTGGAAAACACCAGGTCGATACAGCCATCCTGCAGCGGTAACTGTTCTGCATCGGCCGCAATATATGCGTTGGCCTGGGGGCGGTTTTCCCGCGCGAACGCGAGCATGGCCGGCGCAATGTCCAGGGCAATGATTTCCGCATCCGGGAAGCGCTTGCGCAACAGGGCGCTGCCGTAACCGGTGCCACTACCGAGATCGAGAATTCGCTTCGGCTTACACTGCCCGTCAAAGCGATTTAGCAGCGCGCGACATACCGCGCGCTGCAAATGCGCCGCGGCGTCATAGCTGTGGGCTGCGCGCCCGAATGCCCGGGCTACCGCGGATTTATCCAGCGGGACAGATTCGCCTTCGTCGAGCACACCTTTAACCAGCGCTGCCACTTCCGCCGGGCGGCTCAGGTGCGGGCAATGCCCCGCGCCTTGCACCATGGTTACCGGACACTTCAGGTTGCGCAGCTGTTGTGCGGCGGCAGCCGGCACCAGTGCATCCTGTTCGCCGAAGATATGTAATGCGGGTATTTCCAGTGCCGGCAGCAGATGACGATTGTCGAGCTCTCCCAGACAGGTCAGCGAGCGATTCCAGCTCAGCGGAAATTCGGTGGGCTGCCAGCTTTTCAGGGTTTTCAGAAGGCCGCGCATTTCGCTATCGCCGCGCGCCTCCAGTCCGCAGAAGCGCTGCCAGTTTTTTTCCGGTTGCTGTTGCTGCGCTACACAGAAATTTTCAAATACGGCTTGCGGCATGCCGGGCCACTGGTCGCGCTCGCTGAAACTGGCGTTCGCGGCGATGGTCACTAGCGCGCGCACTTTGCGCGAGCGCGCGGCCAGTTGCACCGCCAGCATTCCGCCCAGGGACCAGCCCATTAGCAGGCAGTCTTCCGGCAACTGCGCCTCGAGCTCTGCCACAAGCTGTTCGGTCTGCGGCCACGGTTGTGCCGCGCGCACGCCGAAACCCGGCAGGTCGATACAGTGCACCGCTTGCGCCATTGTGCCCATGGCTTCAAGCAGCGGCTGCCAGCAGCGGGAGTCCCCTCCCCAGCCGTGTATCAGCGCGATATTCCGGATTGCATTCATGCGGGCAACTCCACGCTTTCGAGTGCCGCCACCAGCGCAGCCAGCAATGCATCAATCTGGGGTTCCGAGTGCGCCGCTGAAAGCGTGATCCGCAAACGCGCGGTGCCCGCCGGCACCGTGGGTGGGCGTATGGCGCCGACCAGAAACCCCGCCTGTCGCAACCGCTCCGCAACCAGCAGCACGGTCTTTTCGCAGCCGAGCACCAGCGGTTGAATTCCGCTAGTGGAGTCTTCCAGAGACAGGCCAAGTGTTGTCGCGCGCACGCGAAAATAGGCAATGCGCTCGTTCAGGGTCTGCTGCAGCGGCAGTTCCTGCATCAGTTCCAGTGCGCGCAGGCTGCCCGCCGCCACTGCCGGCGGCATGCCAGTGGTGTACACGTAGGTGCGGGCAAACTGGGCCAGGTAATCGATCAGTTCGCGGGAACCGGCAACAAAGGCGCCGCCATTGCCCGCCGACTTGCCGAGCGTGCCCATCACCACCGGCGCGGCATCCTGATCCAGCCCGGCGGCGGCAACGCTGCCGGCACAGGGGAATTGCACACTGCCCATGGCGCCAAACCCGTGGGCTTCGTCCACCATCAACCAGGCGTCGTAGGTCTCGCACAGGCCAGCCATTTCTGCGAGGGGCGCCGTGTCACCGTCCATACTGTAGACCCCGTCCACCGCGAGCAGGATTTTTCCGCCGTCACCACACTGTGAACGGGCGCGCTGCAACTGTCGCTCCAGGGCATCGAGGTCGTTGTGGGCAAAGCGCAGATACTGCGCGCCGCACAGGCGGCCGCCATCGATCAGTGATGCGTGATTCAACCGATCCTGCACCACAAAATCACCGCGCCCCACCAGGGCACCGATTACCCCCACATTGGCCATATAGCCACTGCCAAACAACAGCGCCGCTTCGCGGCCGGTGAGCTCGGCAATTTTCTGCTGCAGTTGCTGGTGGATCTCTAGGTGGCCATTCACCAGGTGGGAGGCGGTGGCACCGGCACCGAGCTCGGCGCCGCGCTGCTGCGCACGGATGACCTCCGGGTGCGCTGCGAGCCCCAGGTAGTCGTTGCTGCTGAAGGTAATCAGTTCACGGCCATCCACCACCGCGGCCGGATTGGGTGCCGCGGCGAGGATCTTGTGCTCGCGATACAGCTGCTGCGCCCGACGCTCGTCGAGGCGCTGCTGTACGTAGGATTGGAGACTCGTGGTCAAAACCGCTGACCGGGGTTACGCCTTGGCGGCGTCGTAAAAGAAGGGATCGTTCTGCTGCTCGGTGATCTGCGCCTGCAGGTCCGCCTCTACCGAAGCTTCGTCCTGGTACTGCTGGTATTCCTCCGGCTTGATACCGAGGCGCGCAAACAACTGCATGTCCTTGTTGGCTTCCGGGTTGCCGGTGGTGAGCAGTTTTTCCCCGTAAAAAATGGAGTTGGCACCGGCGAGGAATGCGAGGGATTGCATCTCGTCGTTCATGGACTCGCGACCCGCAGACAGGCGCACATGGGATTTCGGCATCATGATGCGGGCCACGGCAATACAGCGGATAAATTCAAACGGGTCCAGGTCTTCGTTTTCTGCCAGCGGAGTACCGGCCACTTTCACCAGCATATTGATGGGCACGGATTCCGGATGGTCCGGCAGGTTTGCCAGCTGCATCAACAGCCCGGCGCGATCCTTTTCTCCTTCACCCAGACCGATGATGCCACCGGCACACACCTTCATACCCGCCGCGCGTACATTGCCGAGGGTGGTCAGGCGATCTTCATAGGTACGGGTGGTAATGATCTCGCCGTAGTATTCCGGGGAGGTATCGAGGTTGTGGTTGTAGTAGTCCAGACCGGCGTCCGCCAGGTCCTTGGCCTGCTCGTCGGTGAGCATCCCCAGGGTCATACAGGTCTCCAGGCCCAGCGCCTTGACCTCTTTAACCATCTGGGTGACATAGGGCATGTCTTTTTTCTTCGGTGAGCGCCAGGCGGCGCCCATGCAGAAGCGGGTGGCGCCACCGGCCTTGGCCGCGCGGGCTTCTTCCACCACCTTTTCCACCTTCATCAGCTTTTCGCGCTCGAGACCGGTGTCGTAGCGGGCACTCTGCGGGCAGTAGGTACAATCTTCCGGGCAGGCGCCGGTCTTGATGGAGCAGAGGGTGCTCACCTGTACCCGGTTGGCGTCAAAGTGCTGGCGATGCACCTGCTGGGCAGTAAACAGCAGGTCATTGAACGGCAGCGCGAACAGGTCCAGGACCTGCTGGCGGCTCCAGTCATGGCGCACCTCGCCGTAAACGGAAGTGGCTTGGGGCATTTGCGGGTTGGCAGTCACAGGAATTACTCTCCTCGGGGGCGCGGGAACGGATTGGTTGCGGCGCCGGGATCGGTTGTACAACCGGGTTTCCATCAAGGCAGCCAGTTTAGCGGGGGCCATTTGGCTGTCAACCAACAGAACCGTTTCAGGTTTACAGGTCCCGACGACCGGGAATGGCCGCACACGGAGAAATACGTGCGGCCGGGAGAATCAGGGAGGAGAAGAATGGTCATGCGTCTGCTGGGGCAGCTTCTGGAGCGTTCGATAGATCGCCAGCTGGCGGTGTGCGTCCTGTGCCGCAGCGGCGGGGATATCGACGCCGGAATCTGCGCCCCGTGCCGCAGGGATCTACCAGCCCTTGGCCACGCCTGTGCCAGCTGTGCACTGCCCCTGCCAAATCCCGCCGATCGCCACTGC
Protein-coding sequences here:
- a CDS encoding DUF6515 family protein; this encodes MRNTVKLLLFSTGLAALLSFAFAAPADAHSGHRGHHHGHKPVYRHGYRHGYRHRGYWGPRFHGPRIGIGFTVPILPAGYMTMAVGGNPYYYHGGYYYRPAPTGYVVVEAPLGAAVLTLPASAVRVQIGGFTYYQYGNSYYQWQPRANRYVVVPPPANTVVASAPVVGATQPAYAPGQVVNELPAGYTAEVINGIQYYRYGGHYFMPTQRDGREVYVVVQV
- a CDS encoding winged helix-turn-helix domain-containing protein; amino-acid sequence: MKAYTKAKPLPADFIRALVLSRQQVQHPWTGDVAGLVEHLGALQLDAIQVITRAHHHQLFTRLPGYREAQLADAEQARQVFEYWSHAAAYLPMNHYRFARVRMDRIREGQKHWFEKNHRLCRFVLDRIRAEGPLTASDFVRAKGGWWTWSDEKKALEQLFHEGELMVSRREGFQKVFDLPERLLPSGVAVSTATEREYGEQLVRGFLRAHGVGRVEEMHYLRRPDKELVKSAVAAMLKSGELVPAGDELILAVDRKADVPTPRRMVRLLSPFDPVVLQRKRLKRLFDFEYQLECYVPEAKRRFGYFCLPILYRDRFVGVVDLKADRAAGVLRIKALHWREPPTSGLETGFSKALGDFARFHGLIAEPV
- a CDS encoding cyclase family protein, which gives rise to MPALPRLLQTVSLLMLLLGWNIPAQAQPELFGNGRWVDLSHDFADDTIYWPTADKFAKSTVFDGETDKGYFYSAYNLAAAEHGGTHVDAPVHFARGRLSVDKLPLEQLIGSAIVIRVADRIGKNRNYLISIADIERWEKKYGEIPAHSIVLLDTGSARYWPDPVKYMGTAERGEAAVEKLQFPGLAPEAAKFLAEKRKIKAVGLDTPSIDYGASRLFKTHRILFRHNIPALENVANLEALPDRGFTVIALPMKIRGGSGGPTRVVAFLPEG
- the bioC gene encoding malonyl-ACP O-methyltransferase BioC, with the protein product MNAIRNIALIHGWGGDSRCWQPLLEAMGTMAQAVHCIDLPGFGVRAAQPWPQTEQLVAELEAQLPEDCLLMGWSLGGMLAVQLAARSRKVRALVTIAANASFSERDQWPGMPQAVFENFCVAQQQQPEKNWQRFCGLEARGDSEMRGLLKTLKSWQPTEFPLSWNRSLTCLGELDNRHLLPALEIPALHIFGEQDALVPAAAAQQLRNLKCPVTMVQGAGHCPHLSRPAEVAALVKGVLDEGESVPLDKSAVARAFGRAAHSYDAAAHLQRAVCRALLNRFDGQCKPKRILDLGSGTGYGSALLRKRFPDAEIIALDIAPAMLAFARENRPQANAYIAADAEQLPLQDGCIDLVFSSFALQWCYKLPQLFAEIQRILADDARVLISTLVPGTLQELEDSWSAVDGDMHVNRFLPASNWQQACASNQLGGLLHIEQRVLHFDTVSTLMQELKSIGAHNVNRAAGKGLLSRARLRQLTEAYEAKRTDSGLPATYQVLYLNLARSVMGAAAQPEFSNLHVATGSDPA
- the bioF gene encoding 8-amino-7-oxononanoate synthase codes for the protein MTTSLQSYVQQRLDERRAQQLYREHKILAAAPNPAAVVDGRELITFSSNDYLGLAAHPEVIRAQQRGAELGAGATASHLVNGHLEIHQQLQQKIAELTGREAALLFGSGYMANVGVIGALVGRGDFVVQDRLNHASLIDGGRLCGAQYLRFAHNDLDALERQLQRARSQCGDGGKILLAVDGVYSMDGDTAPLAEMAGLCETYDAWLMVDEAHGFGAMGSVQFPCAGSVAAAGLDQDAAPVVMGTLGKSAGNGGAFVAGSRELIDYLAQFARTYVYTTGMPPAVAAGSLRALELMQELPLQQTLNERIAYFRVRATTLGLSLEDSTSGIQPLVLGCEKTVLLVAERLRQAGFLVGAIRPPTVPAGTARLRITLSAAHSEPQIDALLAALVAALESVELPA